In Paracoccus jeotgali, the following are encoded in one genomic region:
- a CDS encoding Rieske (2Fe-2S) protein, translating to MSWQDLSTAPASGTVICESHEVEGVRTFDLDGFPLLVIRDASGLRGFLNLCPHQFLPLDHRGGRILSADGGRLICSSHQAQFDAESGAVLAGPAPCGLDPVPLTEQKGKIIISAF from the coding sequence GTGAGCTGGCAGGACCTGTCGACCGCCCCCGCCAGCGGGACGGTCATCTGCGAATCGCACGAGGTCGAGGGCGTCAGAACCTTCGACCTCGACGGCTTTCCGCTGCTGGTGATCCGCGACGCTTCGGGGCTGCGCGGCTTTCTGAACCTGTGCCCGCACCAGTTCCTGCCGCTGGACCATCGCGGCGGGCGAATCCTCAGCGCCGATGGCGGGCGGCTGATCTGTTCCTCGCATCAGGCGCAGTTCGACGCCGAAAGCGGCGCGGTGCTGGCCGGGCCGGCACCCTGCGGGCTTGACCCGGTGCCGCTGACGGAACAGAAGGGGAAGATCATCATTTCCGCCTTTTGA
- the epmA gene encoding EF-P lysine aminoacylase EpmA yields the protein MTDSQWWRPHRHADRRPALLARNRIQRAIRDWLDANDFTEVDPAALVVSPGNETHLHGFATQMIGNDARAHPMYLHTSPEFAMKRLLAAGETRIAAFSHVWRNRERGPLHHPEFTMLEWYRAGQDYTVLMDDCADFLMLAGHAAGADLLRYRDATCDPYASPERISVADAFHDFAGIDLLASISPQGRTDRAMLAAQAQAAGVRCGADDTWSDVFSRVLAERVEPHLGHGAATILDRYPAPEAALARRAPDDPRVSERFELYACGVELANGFGELTDPVEQRARFTADMAERARIYGETYPLDEDFLSALELMPPASGIALGFDRLVMLATSAPSVAAVIWAPVADPG from the coding sequence ATGACCGACAGCCAATGGTGGCGGCCCCATCGCCACGCCGACCGCAGGCCCGCGCTGCTGGCCCGCAACCGCATCCAGCGCGCCATCCGCGACTGGCTGGACGCCAATGATTTCACCGAGGTCGATCCCGCCGCCCTGGTCGTCAGCCCCGGAAATGAGACGCACCTGCACGGCTTCGCCACCCAGATGATCGGCAATGACGCCCGCGCCCACCCGATGTATCTGCACACCTCGCCCGAATTCGCGATGAAGCGCCTGCTGGCGGCGGGCGAGACGCGGATCGCGGCCTTCAGCCACGTCTGGCGCAACCGCGAGCGCGGGCCGCTGCATCACCCCGAATTCACCATGCTGGAATGGTATCGCGCGGGGCAGGATTACACGGTGCTGATGGATGATTGCGCCGATTTCCTGATGCTGGCGGGTCACGCGGCAGGGGCCGATCTGCTGCGCTATCGCGACGCGACCTGCGATCCCTATGCCAGCCCGGAACGGATCAGCGTGGCGGATGCGTTTCACGACTTCGCCGGCATCGACCTGCTGGCCAGCATCTCGCCCCAAGGCCGGACCGACCGGGCCATGCTGGCCGCGCAGGCGCAGGCGGCGGGAGTGCGCTGCGGGGCGGATGACACATGGTCCGACGTCTTTTCCCGCGTCCTGGCCGAGCGGGTCGAGCCGCATCTGGGCCACGGCGCGGCGACCATCCTTGACCGCTATCCCGCGCCCGAGGCCGCACTTGCCCGCCGCGCGCCCGACGATCCCCGCGTTTCCGAGCGGTTCGAGCTGTATGCCTGCGGGGTGGAACTCGCCAACGGCTTCGGCGAGCTGACCGACCCGGTCGAGCAGCGCGCGCGTTTCACCGCCGACATGGCAGAACGCGCCCGCATCTATGGCGAGACCTACCCGCTGGACGAGGATTTCCTGTCGGCGCTGGAACTGATGCCGCCCGCCTCGGGGATTGCGCTGGGGTTTGACCGGCTGGTCATGCTGGCGACCTCGGCGCCCTCGGTCGCGGCGGTGATCTGGGCGCCGGTGGCCGATCCCGGCTAG
- a CDS encoding NAD(P)H-dependent flavin oxidoreductase: MLQRLKMRVPVVLAPMAGISTPELAAAVSDAGGLGSLGLAAMDADAARAALRRTRALMQREAPINANVFCHVPPPRDSEREGAWLSALAPDFGSVGASPPMALHDSYTPLDHDPDMVDMLLAERPGVVSFHFGLPSGDSIAKLRDSGAVLLATATSRAEAEAIAAAGLDGIVAQGWQAGGHRGIFDENGPDRRLPTLDLLAELRDLGLPLIAAGGIMTARDVRAVLDAGAFAAQCGTAFLPATEAATSQPHRDGLAHGRTIMTRAVSGRPARGLENRITTRDDSEAPPYPLPYSALKLLHREAVAIGEHGFGPFWAGTGCTEARPGSAAEILSRLTP, encoded by the coding sequence ATGTTGCAGCGATTGAAGATGCGTGTGCCGGTGGTGCTGGCGCCGATGGCGGGGATTTCGACGCCGGAACTGGCGGCGGCGGTGTCCGATGCCGGGGGGCTGGGCTCGCTGGGGCTGGCGGCGATGGATGCGGATGCCGCGCGCGCGGCGCTGCGCCGGACCCGCGCGCTGATGCAGCGCGAGGCGCCGATCAACGCCAATGTCTTTTGCCACGTCCCGCCGCCCCGCGACAGCGAGCGTGAAGGGGCGTGGCTGTCGGCGCTGGCCCCGGATTTCGGCAGCGTCGGCGCCAGCCCGCCCATGGCGCTGCATGACAGCTATACCCCGCTCGACCACGACCCCGACATGGTGGACATGCTGCTGGCCGAGCGGCCGGGGGTGGTCAGCTTTCACTTCGGCCTGCCCTCGGGCGACAGCATCGCCAAGCTGCGCGACAGCGGCGCGGTGCTGCTGGCGACCGCGACCAGCCGGGCCGAGGCCGAGGCCATCGCCGCCGCCGGGCTGGACGGAATCGTGGCGCAGGGGTGGCAGGCCGGCGGCCATCGCGGCATCTTCGACGAGAATGGACCGGACCGCCGCCTGCCGACGCTGGACCTGCTGGCCGAACTGCGCGATCTGGGCCTGCCGCTGATCGCGGCGGGCGGGATCATGACGGCCAGGGACGTCCGCGCCGTGCTGGATGCCGGCGCCTTTGCCGCGCAATGCGGCACCGCCTTTCTGCCCGCGACCGAGGCCGCGACCTCGCAGCCCCATCGCGACGGGCTGGCCCATGGCCGCACCATCATGACGCGGGCGGTGTCGGGGCGGCCCGCGCGGGGGCTGGAAAACCGCATCACCACCCGCGACGACAGCGAGGCGCCGCCCTATCCCTTGCCCTATTCGGCGCTGAAACTGCTGCATCGCGAGGCCGTGGCCATCGGCGAACACGGTTTCGGGCCGTTCTGGGCCGGGACCGGCTGCACCGAGGCGCGTCCCGGCAGCGCGGCCGAGATCCTGTCGCGGCTGACGCCCTAG
- the serB gene encoding phosphoserine phosphatase SerB — MHTVTMLAAPLRADLTDHHVASLRDRLGGGGVIWLAPGIAAEFPVADLPPEMDEIAAAARHAGFDLVVQPTRDRRKPVLLADMDSTMIQQECIDELAAEAGVGPRVADITERAMNGELNFHEALIERVSLLAGLRESVIDKVLDQRITLTPGGRELIATMRAQGAYCALVSGGFTAFTSRVAEVLGFDEHRANTLLADEGVLTGHVALPVLGREAKVEALTQITAERGLTPADAMAVGDGANDLGMIGLAGTGVALHAKPIVAAQAGVRIDHGDLTALLYIQGYGRDEFISG, encoded by the coding sequence ATGCACACCGTGACCATGCTTGCCGCACCGCTGCGCGCCGATCTGACCGACCACCATGTCGCGTCGCTGCGGGACCGGCTGGGCGGCGGCGGGGTGATCTGGCTGGCCCCCGGCATCGCGGCAGAGTTTCCGGTCGCCGACCTGCCCCCCGAGATGGACGAGATCGCCGCCGCCGCTCGCCATGCGGGGTTCGATCTGGTCGTCCAGCCGACCCGCGACCGGCGCAAGCCGGTGCTGCTGGCGGATATGGATTCGACCATGATCCAGCAGGAGTGCATCGACGAACTCGCCGCCGAGGCCGGCGTCGGCCCCCGCGTCGCCGACATCACGGAACGCGCGATGAATGGCGAGCTGAACTTTCACGAGGCGCTGATCGAGCGCGTCTCGCTGCTGGCCGGCCTGCGCGAGAGCGTCATCGACAAGGTGCTGGATCAGCGCATCACGCTGACGCCGGGCGGGCGCGAGCTGATCGCGACGATGCGGGCGCAGGGCGCCTATTGCGCGCTCGTCTCGGGCGGGTTCACCGCCTTTACCTCGCGCGTGGCCGAGGTTCTGGGCTTTGACGAACACCGCGCCAACACGCTGCTGGCCGATGAGGGCGTGCTGACCGGCCATGTCGCGCTGCCGGTGCTGGGCCGCGAGGCCAAGGTCGAGGCGCTGACCCAGATCACCGCCGAACGCGGCCTGACGCCCGCCGATGCGATGGCCGTGGGCGACGGTGCGAATGATCTGGGCATGATCGGGCTGGCCGGAACCGGGGTGGCGCTGCACGCCAAACCCATCGTCGCCGCGCAGGCGGGCGTCCGGATCGACCATGGCGACCTGACCGCGCTGCTGTATATCCAGGGCTATGGCCGCGACGAGTTCATCAGCGGCTGA
- the nrdH gene encoding glutaredoxin-like protein NrdH yields MSITVYSKPACVQCTATTRALEARGIEFDVIDLTQDEDAYAHVSGLGYRQAPVVIAGDSHWSGFRPDLIGQLS; encoded by the coding sequence ATGAGCATCACCGTCTATTCCAAGCCCGCTTGCGTTCAGTGCACCGCGACCACCCGCGCGCTCGAAGCGCGTGGCATCGAATTCGACGTCATCGACCTGACCCAGGACGAAGACGCCTATGCACATGTCTCCGGTCTGGGGTATCGTCAGGCTCCGGTCGTGATTGCCGGCGATTCGCACTGGTCCGGGTTCCGTCCCGACCTGATCGGCCAGCTGTCCTGA
- a CDS encoding TSUP family transporter: MFDLALDVTLWLIAAAFVAGAMDAIAGGGGLITVPALMLAGVPPAQALATNKVQGVFGAATAALSYAASGHVDLRGQIRAAMLAFAAGMAGAFCVSLIPTQALRYALPVLLIAIAAFFALKPGLNDLDRAARITPGQFTAFVVPLVGFYDGLIGPGTGAFFMLCFVMLAGYGILRATAHTKLLNFSSNLGGVLAFALVGKPLWITGIAMGAAQIAGAWVGSRLAMRIGARLIKPLLVTSSTVLALKLLYDLF; this comes from the coding sequence ATGTTCGATCTTGCGCTCGATGTGACCCTGTGGCTGATCGCCGCCGCTTTCGTGGCGGGCGCCATGGACGCCATCGCCGGCGGCGGCGGGCTGATCACGGTGCCGGCGCTGATGCTGGCCGGGGTGCCGCCCGCGCAGGCGCTGGCCACCAACAAGGTGCAGGGCGTCTTCGGCGCGGCGACGGCGGCGCTGAGCTATGCGGCCTCGGGGCATGTCGATCTGCGCGGGCAGATCCGGGCCGCGATGCTGGCCTTTGCGGCGGGGATGGCGGGGGCGTTCTGCGTCTCGCTGATCCCCACGCAGGCGCTGCGCTATGCGCTGCCGGTGCTGCTGATCGCCATCGCTGCCTTTTTCGCGCTGAAGCCGGGGCTGAACGATCTGGACCGCGCGGCGCGGATCACGCCGGGGCAGTTCACGGCCTTTGTCGTGCCGCTGGTGGGGTTTTACGACGGACTGATCGGGCCGGGGACGGGCGCGTTTTTCATGCTGTGTTTCGTCATGCTGGCCGGCTACGGCATCCTGCGCGCCACCGCCCATACCAAGCTGCTGAACTTTTCGTCGAACCTTGGCGGGGTGCTGGCCTTCGCGCTGGTGGGCAAGCCGCTATGGATCACCGGGATCGCGATGGGCGCGGCGCAGATCGCCGGGGCGTGGGTTGGCTCGCGGCTGGCGATGCGGATCGGGGCGCGGCTGATCAAGCCGCTGCTGGTCACCAGTTCCACCGTGCTGGCGCTGAAGCTGCTGTACGACCTGTTCTGA
- the efp gene encoding elongation factor P, giving the protein MKVIASSLRKGNVLEIDERLYVVLKAENFHPGKGTPTTSVEMRRISDGVKVMERWKTTDQVEKAHVDERSYDYLYNDGEGYHFMEPESYEQVVAPADVIGDQAVYLQEGMRVFLQVFNGVPIAMELPQKMTVEVTETEPVVKGQTASSSYKPAQVDNGLRVMVPPHIGVGTRIVINTTDNSYVERAKD; this is encoded by the coding sequence ATGAAAGTCATCGCATCCAGCCTCCGCAAGGGCAATGTGCTCGAAATCGACGAGCGCCTTTACGTCGTGCTGAAGGCCGAAAACTTCCACCCCGGCAAGGGCACCCCGACCACCAGCGTCGAGATGCGCCGCATCTCGGACGGGGTGAAGGTGATGGAGCGCTGGAAGACCACCGATCAGGTCGAAAAGGCCCATGTCGATGAGCGCAGCTATGACTATCTGTATAATGACGGCGAAGGCTACCACTTCATGGAGCCCGAGAGCTATGAGCAGGTCGTGGCCCCGGCCGATGTGATCGGCGATCAGGCGGTCTATCTGCAGGAAGGGATGCGGGTCTTCCTGCAGGTCTTCAACGGCGTGCCGATCGCGATGGAACTGCCGCAGAAGATGACCGTCGAGGTCACCGAGACCGAGCCGGTCGTCAAGGGCCAGACCGCGTCGTCATCCTACAAGCCCGCGCAGGTGGATAACGGGCTGCGGGTGATGGTGCCGCCGCATATCGGCGTGGGCACGCGCATCGTCATCAACACCACCGACAACAGCTATGTCGAGCGCGCCAAGGACTGA
- the nrdI gene encoding class Ib ribonucleoside-diphosphate reductase assembly flavoprotein NrdI, with protein sequence MAQLVYYSSRSENTARFVADLGLDALRIPLESDAPMPEPTEPYVLICPTYADGKGRGAVPKQVIRFLNDPDRRALIRGVIAGGNRNFGALFAAAGDVIARKCNVPLLYRFELAGTPTDIARIREGLHLFWSKTCLTTA encoded by the coding sequence ATGGCGCAGCTTGTCTATTATTCGTCCCGGTCCGAAAACACGGCCCGATTCGTGGCCGATCTGGGGCTGGATGCGCTGCGTATCCCGCTGGAATCCGACGCCCCCATGCCCGAGCCGACCGAACCCTATGTGCTGATCTGCCCGACCTATGCCGACGGCAAGGGCCGCGGCGCGGTGCCGAAACAGGTCATCCGCTTTCTGAACGACCCCGACCGGCGAGCGCTGATCCGCGGCGTGATCGCCGGCGGCAACCGGAACTTCGGCGCGCTGTTCGCCGCTGCCGGTGACGTCATCGCCCGAAAATGCAACGTTCCGCTGCTGTACCGGTTCGAACTGGCCGGCACCCCCACCGACATCGCCCGCATCCGCGAAGGGCTTCACCTGTTCTGGAGTAAGACATGCTTGACGACCGCCTGA
- the hppD gene encoding 4-hydroxyphenylpyruvate dioxygenase — translation MGPFPHDAPKASISDANPAGTDGFEFVEFAHPDPAQLDQLFRKMGFTPVARHKSRNVTLYRQGGINYVLNAEPDSHASQFIADHGPCAPAMGWRVVDAQHALRRAVELGAREYTGPGKVLDFPAVYGIGDSLLYFIDKYEDTGSAWQDDYEWLAEPDPRPEGVGFYYIDHLTHNVVRGNMDTWYRFYHDTFNFREIRYFDIKGKQTGLFSRALTSPDGKIRIPINESADEHSQIEEYLREYKGEGIQHIAVATNDIYAATDALAESGLEFMPGPPDVYYEMSRQRVTDHDEPLDRMKKHGILIDGEGVVDGGTTRILLQIFSKTVIGPIFFEFIQRKGDDGFGEGNFRALFESIEEDQMRRGVLTSDAAG, via the coding sequence ATGGGTCCATTCCCGCATGACGCACCGAAAGCCAGCATCAGCGACGCCAACCCGGCCGGCACCGACGGCTTTGAATTCGTCGAGTTCGCCCATCCCGACCCCGCTCAGCTTGACCAGCTGTTCCGCAAGATGGGCTTTACCCCCGTGGCCCGGCACAAGTCGCGCAATGTGACGCTGTATCGGCAAGGCGGGATCAATTACGTGCTGAACGCGGAACCCGACAGCCATGCCAGCCAGTTCATCGCCGATCACGGCCCCTGCGCCCCGGCGATGGGCTGGCGCGTCGTCGATGCCCAGCACGCGCTGCGCCGCGCGGTCGAGCTGGGCGCGCGCGAATATACCGGCCCCGGCAAGGTGCTGGATTTCCCGGCGGTCTATGGCATCGGTGACAGCCTGCTGTATTTCATCGACAAATATGAGGACACCGGCAGCGCCTGGCAGGATGATTACGAGTGGCTGGCCGAGCCTGACCCCCGGCCCGAGGGCGTGGGCTTTTATTACATCGACCACCTGACCCACAACGTCGTGCGCGGGAACATGGACACCTGGTACCGCTTTTACCACGACACCTTCAATTTCCGCGAAATCCGCTATTTCGACATCAAGGGCAAGCAGACCGGGCTGTTCAGCCGCGCCCTGACCAGCCCCGACGGCAAGATCCGCATCCCGATCAACGAATCCGCCGACGAACATTCGCAGATCGAGGAATATCTGCGCGAATACAAGGGCGAGGGCATTCAGCATATCGCGGTTGCCACCAACGACATCTATGCCGCGACCGATGCGCTGGCGGAAAGCGGCCTCGAATTCATGCCCGGCCCGCCCGATGTCTATTACGAGATGTCGCGCCAGCGCGTCACCGACCATGACGAGCCGCTGGACCGGATGAAAAAACACGGCATTCTGATCGACGGCGAGGGCGTGGTCGATGGCGGCACCACCCGCATCCTGCTGCAGATCTTCTCGAAAACCGTCATCGGCCCGATCTTTTTCGAGTTCATCCAGCGCAAGGGCGATGACGGCTTTGGCGAGGGCAATTTCCGCGCACTGTTCGAATCGATCGAAGAGGATCAGATGCGGCGCGGGGTGCTGACCTCGGACGCGGCGGGGTGA
- the nrdE gene encoding class 1b ribonucleoside-diphosphate reductase subunit alpha: MLDDRLNRPKAEAKDYHALNAMLNLYDDAGRIQFDADRMAARQYFLQHVNQNTVFFHSLDEKLGYLVEEGYYDEAVLDQYSKNFQRRIWEEAYARKFRFPTFLGAFKYYTSYTLKTWDGERFLERYEDRVVMVALTLARGDEAMALKLMDEIISGRFQPATPTFLNAGKKARGEFVSCFLLRIEDNMESIGRAINSALQLSKRGGGVALMLTNIREHGAPIKGIANQSSGVIPVMKLLEDSFSYANQLGARQGAGAVYLNAHHPDILRFLDTKRENADEKIRIKTLSLGVVIPDITFELAKKNEDMYLFSPHDVQKEYGVPFSDISVTEKYHEMVDNPRIRKKKINARAFFQTIAEIQFESGYPYIMFEDTVNEANPIAGRIAMSNLCSEILQVNSASEFNDDLSYSKMGTDISCNLGSLNIAKAMDSGDLAGTVGMAIRALSAVSEMSAIDSVPSIRKGNDESHAIGLGQMNLHGYLARERIHYGSPEAIDFTNIYFATVLYHALRESNALARERDERFVGFEDSKYADGSFFDKYVDRDWLPETERGRELFEQAGIAVPTREDWQALREAVMKDGLYNRNLQAVPPTGSISYINYATSSIHPITAKIEVRKEGKIGRVYYPAPYMTNDNLEFYRDAYEIGPEAIIDTYAAATQHVDQGLSLTLFFPADASTRDINRAQIYAWTKGIKTIYYIRLRQNALEGTEVEGCVSCTL; the protein is encoded by the coding sequence ATGCTTGACGACCGCCTGAACCGTCCAAAGGCCGAAGCCAAGGACTATCACGCGCTGAACGCGATGCTGAACCTGTATGACGATGCCGGTCGCATCCAGTTCGACGCGGACCGGATGGCGGCACGGCAGTATTTCCTGCAGCACGTGAACCAGAACACGGTCTTCTTCCATTCGCTGGACGAAAAACTGGGGTATCTGGTCGAAGAGGGCTATTACGACGAGGCCGTTCTCGATCAGTATTCCAAGAACTTCCAGCGCCGGATCTGGGAAGAGGCCTATGCCCGCAAGTTCCGCTTTCCGACCTTCCTCGGGGCGTTCAAATACTACACCTCCTACACGCTGAAGACCTGGGACGGAGAGCGTTTCCTGGAACGGTACGAGGATCGCGTGGTCATGGTCGCGCTGACGCTGGCCCGCGGCGACGAGGCGATGGCGCTGAAGCTGATGGACGAGATCATCTCGGGCCGGTTCCAGCCCGCAACGCCGACCTTCCTGAACGCCGGCAAGAAAGCGCGGGGCGAGTTCGTGTCCTGCTTCCTGCTGCGCATCGAAGACAACATGGAATCCATCGGCCGGGCCATCAATTCGGCCCTGCAGCTGTCCAAGCGCGGCGGCGGCGTGGCGTTGATGCTGACCAACATCCGCGAGCATGGCGCCCCGATCAAGGGCATCGCCAACCAGTCCTCGGGCGTGATCCCGGTGATGAAGCTGCTGGAAGACAGCTTCTCCTATGCCAACCAGCTTGGCGCGCGGCAGGGTGCGGGCGCGGTCTATCTGAACGCCCACCACCCCGATATCCTGCGTTTCCTGGATACCAAGCGCGAAAACGCCGACGAAAAGATCCGCATCAAGACGCTGTCGCTTGGCGTGGTGATCCCCGACATCACCTTTGAACTCGCCAAGAAGAACGAGGACATGTACCTGTTCTCGCCCCATGACGTGCAAAAGGAATACGGCGTGCCCTTCTCGGACATTTCGGTGACCGAGAAATATCACGAGATGGTCGACAACCCGCGCATCCGCAAGAAAAAGATCAACGCCCGCGCCTTCTTCCAGACCATCGCCGAGATCCAGTTCGAATCCGGCTATCCCTACATCATGTTCGAGGACACGGTGAACGAGGCGAACCCCATCGCCGGGCGCATCGCCATGTCGAACCTGTGCAGCGAGATCCTGCAGGTCAACAGCGCGTCCGAGTTCAATGACGACCTGTCCTATTCCAAGATGGGGACGGACATCTCGTGCAACCTCGGCTCGCTGAACATCGCCAAGGCGATGGACAGCGGCGACCTGGCGGGCACCGTCGGCATGGCGATCCGCGCCCTCAGCGCGGTCAGCGAAATGTCGGCCATCGATTCGGTGCCGTCGATCCGCAAGGGCAATGACGAAAGCCACGCCATCGGGCTGGGGCAGATGAACCTGCACGGCTATCTGGCTCGCGAGCGGATCCATTACGGCAGCCCCGAGGCCATCGACTTCACCAATATCTACTTCGCCACCGTGCTCTATCACGCGCTGCGCGAATCGAACGCGCTGGCCCGCGAGCGGGATGAGCGTTTCGTCGGCTTCGAGGATTCGAAATACGCCGACGGCTCGTTCTTCGACAAATATGTCGACCGCGACTGGCTGCCCGAGACCGAGCGTGGCCGCGAGCTGTTCGAGCAGGCCGGCATCGCCGTGCCCACGCGCGAGGACTGGCAGGCGCTGCGCGAGGCGGTGATGAAGGACGGGCTGTATAACCGCAACCTGCAGGCGGTCCCGCCGACCGGGTCGATCAGCTATATCAACTATGCCACCTCGTCGATCCACCCGATCACCGCCAAGATCGAGGTCCGCAAGGAAGGCAAGATCGGCCGCGTCTATTACCCGGCGCCCTACATGACCAACGACAATCTGGAATTCTACCGCGACGCCTACGAGATCGGCCCCGAGGCGATCATCGACACCTATGCCGCCGCGACCCAGCACGTCGATCAGGGCCTGTCGCTGACGCTGTTCTTCCCGGCCGACGCCTCGACCCGCGACATCAACCGGGCCCAGATCTACGCCTGGACCAAGGGCATCAAGACCATCTACTACATTCGCCTGCGCCAGAACGCCTTGGAAGGAACCGAGGTCGAGGGCTGCGTTTCCTGCACGCTGTGA
- a CDS encoding Lrp/AsnC family transcriptional regulator: MLTHDARDRAILAALQRNGALTNAELSELVNLSPSQCSRRRAALERTGAIRGYAARLDPRVLGFGIRAFARVNLRSHGAASDKDFASFIAAQPEVRAAHSVSGDADYVLELAVRDLDALADFIHDRLLSHSQVTQVRTEIVLKSAKEDGGLPI, encoded by the coding sequence ATGTTGACGCATGACGCGCGCGACCGGGCGATTCTGGCGGCCCTGCAGCGCAACGGGGCGCTGACAAATGCCGAACTGTCCGAGCTGGTGAACCTGTCGCCCTCGCAATGCTCGCGCCGCCGCGCCGCGCTGGAACGGACGGGCGCGATCCGGGGATATGCCGCGCGGCTCGACCCGCGGGTGCTGGGTTTCGGCATCCGCGCCTTTGCCCGCGTCAATCTGCGCAGCCACGGCGCGGCCAGCGACAAGGACTTTGCCAGCTTCATCGCCGCCCAGCCCGAGGTGCGTGCCGCGCATTCCGTCTCGGGCGATGCGGATTATGTGCTGGAACTGGCGGTGCGCGATCTGGATGCGCTGGCCGATTTCATCCATGACCGCCTGCTGTCCCATTCGCAGGTCACGCAGGTGCGGACCGAGATCGTGCTGAAATCCGCCAAGGAAGACGGCGGGCTGCCGATCTGA